GCAATTGATGCGGCTGCCAGCAATTTTTATTATCCAGAAGAAAAAATTTATCTTCTAAAATTAGAAGAGAAAAAATTGACAAGTGAGGAATTGATTAATTATTACGAAAGTTGGATAGATAATTATCCAATAATTTCTATTGAAGATGGGCTTGCCGAAGAAGATTGGGATGGCTGGCAGAAACTTACCCAAAGGTTAAAAGAAAAGATTCAATTGGTTGGTGATGATATTTTTGTTACTAATATTGAAAGATTAAAAAAAGGGATAGAAAAAAAAGTTGCTAATTGTGTATTGATAAAACCCAATCAAATTGGCACTTTAACCGAAACAATTGAATGTATCAATTTTGCTAAAGAAAATGGTTATAAAGTGATGATTTCCCATCGTTCAGGAGAAACGGAAGATAGTTTTATTGCTGATTTGGCAGTAGCCACGAATGCCGGTCAGATAAAAGCCGGGGCACCGCAACGGGGGGAAAGAGTCGCTAAATATAATCAACTTTTAAGAATTGAAGAAGAAATACTTTAAATATTTTTTTTTGTTCTTTATCTTATTTCTTTTCTCTTGGCTTTTACCTGGACCAAATGGTTTTATTCAATATATCAAAAGAGAAAAAGAAACACAAAAATTGGAAAAAGAAATTCTTTATTTGAAAATTGAATTAGCAGTTAAAAAATTAAAGGGAAAAATAATGGAAGATTCTATTAAGAATTTATTGGATTTATTAAAGAATTATTAATTTACTATTTTTTACCTTTCTAATTCTTTCAGCAATCGTTGAGCAACTGTGTCGTTTGGATTTTTAAATAACCATTCTCTTAAAATATTCATTGCTTTAAAAGTATCGTTTAAAGTGTAAAGATAAAATTGGTATAAAGTTTGTACTGGTTCTGGTCTCATTGGCGCTATCTCTTTTGCTTTCAGATAAGATTCTTCAGCCTTTTTTAATTCATTTAAAGATTGGTAGATTAAACCTTTTTGAAGTAAAAGTTGCACATCTTTAACACCAGATTTTTCAACCGAATCTAAATAAATAAGTGCCTTTTGATAATTTTGAGCATGAATATTAAAGAGACTGAGATTATAGAACAAGATTGCTTTTTTATCAGGATCTAGTTCGAATTCTCTTGCTTTTTCTAAAATTTCTGTTGCTCTATTTATTTCTTTTCTTTTATAATATTCCTGAGCCAGTTGAACATAGAGGGCAACATAGTTAAGAAGAAGTCCACGAGTGTTTTCATCTTTTTTCACTTTTGGATCAAGCATACTTTTCATTTTATATCTCTTAAACAAAAATTCTTCGGTTTTTTCAATGTCTATCTGATTATCACCTGAATCAGCCGTGACTAATTGAACAAGTCCTTTCAAAACTAAGAAAGGCTCCACATCATAAAGATTATCTTTAGAAACAGTAGTAGCAAAATATATTTCGCAACCAGTTAAATTTTTATAATTTTTTAATACCTTCTGACGAAATTCGTGAGGTGATACTAAATAATCATCCGGATATTTTAATTTTATTCCCGAATTTGTTGCTAACATATCTCGGATAATAATATCTTTTAAAAGATAAACCCTACCATCTTTACCATACATTCCTTGTGGTAATCTATCAATTTCTTCTTCGGTAAAAGAAATTGGTGCTCCCCATTTTTTAAGTTGTTTACAATACCAGTTAGTGTTTAATAAAGAAAGGTTAGCAACCGCAACATTTCTTTTAAAAGGCACTTTGTAATTATTTACTTCTGACGGTGTCTCCTGAACGAACCATAAAGGAAAGGTATCATTATCACCATTAGTAAAAACTACTGCCTTCTCTCCTTCGCAAGAAATAAGCATATTATAACCATATTCCGCTGGTATCATATTTCCCCTTCTGGTTACTTGTGGATAATTAAAAGCGACGGGTAAGAAAGCGATTAAAGTAATAACAGCAGTAGTTGAATAGAAAGGAATTTTCTTTAATTTAACTTTTGTTAATAGATAATTTAAAAAATAATAAGTCCCCATACCCACAAAGATGGTGAAGAAAACATAGGAAAAGGCAAAGAAATAATCTCTCTCTCTTACTTCTCTAAATTTCAAATGCTCTCTTGGATCCGATGGTGAATATTTAAGATTAAGATAGGTTATTAAACCTAAAGAAGCAATTAAAAAAGAGAAGAAGATAAGTAAAAAGGACTTTTTTTCATTTTTATAATGCTCAACCATTCCCCAAATTCCTAAAATCGGAAAGATAAGACCAATAATTGCCGGTAATTTTATACCTAAAAAGATGTCGAAATTTTCTCTTCCTGCCCATTGCCAGAAGAAATAACGAATATAGAATTTTATTTGTTCAAAATAAGCAGGGATTACTCCCAAATAAGGAACCGAATTGGGATAGGCACGCCATTCATCTTCGGTTAAAAATTGGGTTTTTCTCGGCAGAAGTCTCATTGGATCATATTGTTCTCTTTTTAAGACACTAACAAAATCCCGCCATTTCGCTGGTGCCACTTCATTAATTGCCGGCTCTAACCTTGCTCTTACCATTAAGAAAAGTTGAATAGAAGATGCCAGAGCAATTAAAAAAAGTCCTAATAAAACATATTCTAATTTCAATCTTTTCTTTTCATAAAGATAATAAAGATAAATACCATATAAAATAATTAAAATAAAGAACCAAATCCCTCTTTCTTTATATAAATCAATAACCGCTACTAAGGGAGATGCCAGAAATAAAACAAAATAATCAACTAAAACTAAGCCGGAAAGTAAAACAACTAAGAGATAAAGAATAATAAACTCAATAAATCTTAATTCTAATAATGCTTTTCTATTGACAATTAAACCATAAATAAGCAGAGGGATAAAAATCATTACTGGTGTGAAATGGATTCCAGCAGATAAAAAGAGAAGGAAGATACTTGCCAAAACATATCTATTATCCTCTTCGCCACTTTCTAATTTTTCTCGCCACAAAATTGCTAAATAAATAACCAATAAAGCAACAATAACACAAGGAGTATAAACTTCGGTTTCTACCGAATTATCCCAAAAGGAATAGGCAAAACCTAAAGCCAAACCACCAATAATACCAGCAAAATGAGGTAAAAAAGGAAAATTTTCATTAAAATTTTTAAAGTCTTTTTGTAAAGAAAGTAATTTAACGATTAAAAGATAAACAAAACCGCAAGATAAAGCACCCAATAGCGCAGTAAAGAAGTTTGTTCGATAAGCAGCCTCTTTGCTTATTGGAATCATCATAAAAATTCTTCCTAAATTTACATATAAAGGAGTTCCTGGTGGATGCGGTATTCCCAAGATATAAGAAACGGCTATTAATTCACTACAGTCCCAAAAAGAAGCGGTTGGTGCTAAAGAATATAAATAAACGGAAAAAACAATTAAAGTTACTAAAAAGAAAAATAATATTTTTACCTTTTTATCTTTCATTTTCTCTCCTCCCTAATTAAAATTTTATCCAATTCTTGCCTCAATTCAAGTAATGAGATATCATATTTGATACTCCCTTTATAGGCTAGAGAAATTTTGGAGTAAGTTTCTGAGACAATAATCGCGCAGGCATCGGTAATTTCGGTAATGCCAATTCCTGCCCGATGGCGCATACCAAAAAAAGGCGAAAATCTATTCTCACTTAATGGTAAAGCCACACCACAGGCAGCAATTTGATCTCCAGAAATTATACAGGCACCGTCATGTAATGGTGAATCTGGTGAAAAGATAGAAACTAAAAGAGGCGAAGAAACTTTTGCAAGTATTAATGTTCCACTTTCAATATATTCTTTTAAACCAATCTCTCTTTCTAAAACAATTAAAGCCCCCCATTTTTTCTCTTTTATCTCTTTTATTGCTCTTATTATTTCATTAATTACTTCTTTACTTTCTTCTTCGGACTTGACTAAGAAACTGAAAATTTTATAACGACCAATCCTTGCCAAAGCATTTCTTATTTCCGGTTGAAAGAGAATAACAAATAAAATTATCCAAACCGCTTTTAATGAATGGATTATCAAACCTAAAGCTTTTAACTGTAAAATTTGGGCAACATAAGACACCACAAAAATAAAAATTAGAGCATATACCATTTTTAATGCTCTGCTTCCTTGTAAAAATTTAAGAAAGTAATAGATAAGAATTGCCACCAGGGTAATATCCAAAATATCAACAATAGTTGGTTTGAAAATCTTAAGAACCATTTTTCATTATCGCCTCACAAACTTTAATCGCTTCTCTTGTTGCTTTTACATCATGAACTCTTAAAATATTAACATTTTTTAATGCTAATAATACTGCACAACCAAGAGAACCATAGAGTCGCTCTTGTGGTTTGTCATAATTTAAAATTTTACCAATAAAACTTTTTCGCGAATGACCAACCAATATTGGTTGATTTAAAGTTTTAAACTCTTCTAATCTTCGAATAATCTCCAAATTATGCTCCAAAAGTTTACCAAAACCAATCCCTGGGTCAATAATTATTTTCTCTCTTTTTATCCCTTTATTTATTGCGTAGGCTATTCTCTCTTTTAGATAATCATAAATCTCCTGTATCACATCCTTATAATGCACTCTTTTCTGCATCGTTTTTGGCTTTCCTTTAATATGCATAATCACACAATAGGCATTATATTGAGCAATTATCTCAGCCATTTTTTTATCAAATTGAAGACCAGAAATATCGTTTACTATTTCACAACCTTCATTCAAACAGATTCTTGCTACTTCACTTTTATAAGTATCAACAGAAATAGGGATACTTATCCTTTTTTTTAACTCTTTAAGTACTGGCAGTATTCTATTTAATTCTTCTTTTAAGGGTATTGGCT
The sequence above is a segment of the candidate division WOR-3 bacterium genome. Coding sequences within it:
- the eno gene encoding phosphopyruvate hydratase (catalyzes the formation of phosphoenolpyruvate from 2-phospho-D-glycerate in glycolysis), with the protein product AIDAAASNFYYPEEKIYLLKLEEKKLTSEELINYYESWIDNYPIISIEDGLAEEDWDGWQKLTQRLKEKIQLVGDDIFVTNIERLKKGIEKKVANCVLIKPNQIGTLTETIECINFAKENGYKVMISHRSGETEDSFIADLAVATNAGQIKAGAPQRGERVAKYNQLLRIEEEIL
- a CDS encoding DUF2723 domain-containing protein translates to MKDKKVKILFFFLVTLIVFSVYLYSLAPTASFWDCSELIAVSYILGIPHPPGTPLYVNLGRIFMMIPISKEAAYRTNFFTALLGALSCGFVYLLIVKLLSLQKDFKNFNENFPFLPHFAGIIGGLALGFAYSFWDNSVETEVYTPCVIVALLVIYLAILWREKLESGEEDNRYVLASIFLLFLSAGIHFTPVMIFIPLLIYGLIVNRKALLELRFIEFIILYLLVVLLSGLVLVDYFVLFLASPLVAVIDLYKERGIWFFILIILYGIYLYYLYEKKRLKLEYVLLGLFLIALASSIQLFLMVRARLEPAINEVAPAKWRDFVSVLKREQYDPMRLLPRKTQFLTEDEWRAYPNSVPYLGVIPAYFEQIKFYIRYFFWQWAGRENFDIFLGIKLPAIIGLIFPILGIWGMVEHYKNEKKSFLLIFFSFLIASLGLITYLNLKYSPSDPREHLKFREVRERDYFFAFSYVFFTIFVGMGTYYFLNYLLTKVKLKKIPFYSTTAVITLIAFLPVAFNYPQVTRRGNMIPAEYGYNMLISCEGEKAVVFTNGDNDTFPLWFVQETPSEVNNYKVPFKRNVAVANLSLLNTNWYCKQLKKWGAPISFTEEEIDRLPQGMYGKDGRVYLLKDIIIRDMLATNSGIKLKYPDDYLVSPHEFRQKVLKNYKNLTGCEIYFATTVSKDNLYDVEPFLVLKGLVQLVTADSGDNQIDIEKTEEFLFKRYKMKSMLDPKVKKDENTRGLLLNYVALYVQLAQEYYKRKEINRATEILEKAREFELDPDKKAILFYNLSLFNIHAQNYQKALIYLDSVEKSGVKDVQLLLQKGLIYQSLNELKKAEESYLKAKEIAPMRPEPVQTLYQFYLYTLNDTFKAMNILREWLFKNPNDTVAQRLLKELER
- the cdaA gene encoding diadenylate cyclase CdaA — its product is MVLKIFKPTIVDILDITLVAILIYYFLKFLQGSRALKMVYALIFIFVVSYVAQILQLKALGLIIHSLKAVWIILFVILFQPEIRNALARIGRYKIFSFLVKSEEESKEVINEIIRAIKEIKEKKWGALIVLEREIGLKEYIESGTLILAKVSSPLLVSIFSPDSPLHDGACIISGDQIAACGVALPLSENRFSPFFGMRHRAGIGITEITDACAIIVSETYSKISLAYKGSIKYDISLLELRQELDKILIREERK
- the folP gene encoding dihydropteroate synthase, with amino-acid sequence MRLLALNDSDLKKELLKIGVAPEAIPIFLKKSKLIALKLESLSQASCNILKQVALTCDSDCAIHRKMISGRKKQADAILIATIRGLEKICEKLAYQPEFLRDLKETLEGFLKSYEKKDNFVLKFRNRVYNLKDRVLIMGILNLTPDSFYDGGRFRDVKEAVDYAVKMAAEGADIIDIGGESTRPGSEPIPLKEELNRILPVLKELKKRISIPISVDTYKSEVARICLNEGCEIVNDISGLQFDKKMAEIIAQYNAYCVIMHIKGKPKTMQKRVHYKDVIQEIYDYLKERIAYAINKGIKREKIIIDPGIGFGKLLEHNLEIIRRLEEFKTLNQPILVGHSRKSFIGKILNYDKPQERLYGSLGCAVLLALKNVNILRVHDVKATREAIKVCEAIMKNGS